In a genomic window of Telopea speciosissima isolate NSW1024214 ecotype Mountain lineage chromosome 5, Tspe_v1, whole genome shotgun sequence:
- the LOC122663417 gene encoding RING-H2 finger protein ATL52-like, which produces MASIYQKFFADSNMTVNCTIESCVPTVNDTILCSVYACPPVSSLFPSNPDYFKDESFSHRFSPIVIIVCAVLGGAFLLVTYYAVIVKYCSSWNRARIAPPQPHDDYEDFFDEDQGPIIDHPIWFIQTVGLPDNIVNSITVCKYQNGTGLVEGTECSVCLGEFQEDDTLRLLPKCCHAFHLLCIDRWLRSHTNCPLCRAPIVSNPDSLGRSSTATEPNLSNSGTVDETQLGNSSSDGASGSNQSGGGGVGETTVVVGAGIEDEVELRVDGGTKDAEIEKEAMTQLSSPANSGLQMVSIDMSDNRLEEEGNIQPVKRSFSMGSFAAAMMCFSPSNFPPLESEGSSSTQVISVEESNSELVSKGQGGSPNFFKLMDGSFTRQALKIGPIAMKRSVSCGGKFLLSRYGGSKKSILPL; this is translated from the coding sequence ATGGCGTCTATTTATCAGAAGTTTTTTGCCGATTCAAACATGACAGTCAATTGTACAATTGAAAGCTGTGTTCCAACAGTAAACGATACAATTCTTTGTTCCGTTTATGCTTGTCCTcctgtttcttctctttttccttctaatCCAGACTATTTCAAGGATGAATCCTTCTCTCATAGATTTTCCCCAATTGTAATCATCGTCTGCGCTGTTCTTGGTGGTGCTTTTCTTCTCGTTACTTACTATGCCGTCATCGTTAAGTACTGTTCGAGTTGGAATCGCGCAAGGATTGCTCCACCTCAACCTCACGATGATTACGAAGATTTTTTCGATGAGGATCAGGGACCGATTATAGATCATCCCATCTGGTTCATCCAAACAGTGGGTCTCCCAGATAACATCGTCAATTCCATCACCGTCTGCAAGTATCAGAATGGAACGGGCTTGGTTGAAGGGACTGAGTGCTCAGTTTGTCTCGGTGAGTTCCAGGAGGATGATACTCTTAGGTTACTACCCAAGTGCTGCCATGCCTTCCACCTCCTCTGTATCGATAGGTGGCTCAGATCCCATACTAATTGCCCTTTGTGTCGCGCCCCAATCGTGTCTAACCCCGATAGTCTTGGGCGTTCGTCGACTGCAACTGAGCCAAACTTAAGTAATTCGGGTACAGTGGATGAAACCCAGTTGGGGAATTCGTCGAGTGATGGTGCTTCAGGAAGCAATCAGAGCGGCGGAGGTGGGGTTGGTGAAACCACTGTTGTGGTTGGCGCTGGAATAGAGGATGAAGTTGAATTACGGGTTGATGGTGGAACAAAGGATGCTGAGATTGAAAAGGAGGCCATGACTCAGCTATCATCACCTGCAAATTCTGGGCTTCAGATGGTCAGTATCGACATGAGTGATAATCGTCTGGAGGAGGAAGGCAACATACAGCCTGTAAAAAGGTCTTTTTCTATGGGTTCATTTGCTGCAGCCATGATGTGTTTCTCTCCGTCTAATTTTCCTCCATTAGAATCCGAAGGAAGTTCGTCTACCCAAGTAATCTCAGTTGAAGAATCCAATTCAGAACTCGTCTCCAAGGGCCAAGGTGGAAGTCCCAACTTTTTTAAGCTGATGGATGGTTCTTTCACTCGGCAAGCTCTCAAAATTGGACCTATTGCCATGAAAAGATCAGTGTCGTGCGGTGGAAAGTTCTTGCTATCAAGATATGGCGGATCCAAAAAATCGATTCTTCCCCTGTGA